From Medicago truncatula cultivar Jemalong A17 chromosome 7, MtrunA17r5.0-ANR, whole genome shotgun sequence, a single genomic window includes:
- the LOC11440342 gene encoding uncharacterized protein has product MDHQHTLKLNDSGAPSFMCSGCKELGFGSSYSCGNSNCNYILHEECAEPITHAVHPFFNNCTFEFYDKVQEGGFCDACGKDVLGFFYHCSRTGYALHPCCLKLQDKISDKDGNVIMTLCHEVPSDCVHCKQKYVARNQFEGWSYVYSYEKSCVHVSCFNDMILEILNNKNRSRGRKRAFMKFIGKLVVDVLIDIVLMDPTNSITTIAEAIASGFS; this is encoded by the coding sequence atGGATCATCAACACACATTAAAACTGAATGATTCAGGAGCACCTTCATTTATGTGTAGTGGTTGTAAAGAGCTAGGGTTTGGATCTAGTTACAGCTGTGGAAACAGCAATTGCAATTACATCCTCCATGAAGAATGTGCAGAACCTATTACACATGCCGTTCATCCATTTTTCAACAACTGCACTTTCGAGTTCTATGATAAAGTACAAGAAGGTGGATTTTGTGATGCTTGTGGGAAAGATGTGTTAGGTTTTTTCTACCATTGTTCCCGAACAGGATATGCTCTACATCCTTGTTGTTTGAAGCTGCAAGATAAAATTTCTGATAAAGATGGAAACGTGATAATGACATTGTGTCATGAAGTTCCATCAGACTGTGTTCACTGTAAGCAAAAATATGTTGCGAGGAACCAGTTTGAAGGATGGTCGTATGTTTATTCTTATGAAAAGTCTTGTGTTCATGTGTCATGTTTCAATGATATGATTCTTGAAAtattgaataataaaaataggtCAAGAGGGAGAAAGCGTGCTTTCATGAAATTTATCGGGAAATTAGTGGTGGACGTACTAATCGACATAGTTTTAATGGATCCAACTAATTCTATCACTACCATTGCGGAAGCCATTGCTTCTGGTTTTTCATGA
- the LOC11440825 gene encoding uncharacterized protein yields the protein MTEMDHQHSFLLKPAGAPYTCSGCGELGFGSSYHCENINCSYVLHGECAYPDPHARHPFFKESYFEFHKKPTGNKTRYCNACGKDVLGFVYHCSSTDYDLHPCCLKLKHSISDESGNVTLYHKARSKCVKCKHKHVVGNFQGWSYYDGNSSYHVSCFKALILENWRGGYFSQGDRSITNSTSMSDRETQLALTSLEMDQSSRIASRERTISKYTKIAVVVFKLIFSAIFGNPVSAFVALLEALA from the coding sequence ATGACTGAGATGGATCATCAACACTCATTTCTGTTGAAGCCCGCAGGAGCACCATACACATGCAGTGGTTgtggagaattagggtttggaTCAAGTTACCATTGTGAAAATATCAATTGCAGTTATGTCCTGCATGGAGAATGTGCATATCCTGATCCTCATGCCCGTCATCCATTTTTCAAAGAAAGCTATTTCGAATTCCATAAGAAACCAACTGGAAATAAAACAAGATACTGTAATGCTTGTGGAAAAGATGTGTTAGGGTTTGTTTATCATTGCTCTAGCACAGACTATGATCTTCATCCATGTTGTTTGAAGCTGAAACATAGTATTTCAGATGAAAGTGGAAACGTGACACTCTATCATAAAGCTCGTTCAAAGTGTGTGAAATGTAAGCATAAGCATGTTGTGGGAAATTTTCAAGGGTGGTCTTATTATGATGGAAATTCTAGTTATCATGTGTCTTGTTTCAAGGCTTTGATACTTGAGAACTGGAGGGGGGGTTATTTTTCTCAAGGAGATaggtcaattacaaattcaacttCTATGAGTGATAGGGAAACTCAACTTGCACTCACAAGCTTGGAAATGGATCAAAGTTCAAGAATTGCAAGTAGAGAAAGGACTATAAGCAAGTACACAAAGATAGCTGTTGTGGTGTTCAAGCTAATATTTTCAGCTATTTTTGGAAATCCTGTATCTGCTTTTGTTGCTCTATTGGAAGCTCTTGCTTAA